One segment of Papaver somniferum cultivar HN1 unplaced genomic scaffold, ASM357369v1 unplaced-scaffold_137, whole genome shotgun sequence DNA contains the following:
- the LOC113334831 gene encoding kinesin-like protein KIN-12E, whose amino-acid sequence MSFRFLRRNTNQLEGNENDFETSSNSILLPPLRDPLSDNRSWSTTTSNNNGTPRASGGGKGKLPYSEPNSAQSTPSRSLPKSVSVTGCVKPHRGGDVGARGGGSHPKVCRRVSVVPSEILPVDVQHFELVEDPSFWMDHNVQVLIRIRPISNAEKVTQGNFRCLRQDSAHTLTWLGNPETRFTFDHVACETISQEKLFMVAGLPMVENSMSGYNSCMFAYGQTGSGKTYTMMGEIHEMDRYLNEDCGMTPRIFEHLFMRIRDEEENRREENLKYSCKCSFLEIYNEQITDLLEPSSTNLHLREDIRKGVYVENLTEHEVTTVKDVVELLLQGAANRKMAATNMNSESSRSHSVFTCVIESRWEMDSTTHLRFGRLNLVDLAGSERQKSSGAEGERLKEAANINKSLSTLGLVIMTLVDLAHGKHRHVPYRDSRLTFLLQDSLGGNSKTKIIANISPSTCSANETLSTLKFAQRAKLIQNNAKVNEDASGDVLALQRQIQQLKDQLFVLNHQKPSRDLSLCMPDSEHFQLGDDVHETNYSTPNKRIPNFQNSISITKKKMKCIETTLTGALRREKMAEAAVSRLEAEIEHMNRLAHQREEDAQRTKMILRFREEKIKKMESLADGLVTADDFLKEENAALYEEIQLLQARIDRNPELTRFALENIRLLERLRMYEDFYEGGERETLFSEISELRDQLMETLAGHYQQQEISSGAKIKEHGSHSKRELEDCKRNLNACLKINDSLNREVDELQRDLNKYLNHSEDPFDSVADSISKEAETIKQTEQQSSVEIVSARTDLDETRSYAREDDEVLRKNELKMDSTLALQLSETENDLMEARYLIEAMESEQVRLIEELDILQKENSEYLELLRNGEFGHRQTKLQHENPCEPSERDQLIKNPAQLNRTLATEDNVAGSVLQCKLDRMNRDLEEARQLIRRYQDDQESKQHQENEFEEIRQQVEVETAKAILDLQDNLTTLQQELQDKLCLTTEENMRLRNSLSTREDEMKVLTEEWEKATLELTAFITDGCRSLEDASDQVRVIANSFPESEVWISEHVEMAAKSFLEKEKTIEQLRKNLEDALKMGLDMELKLSSLKGATLAITDVQQLEKDRETILLRSQLSEKIHMIQDLESALQVKEDEIIDAEKCAAAAFVVVKRLSDFPRAVCTEVAEKEDPELKLPISVEQDKNIQIRAEENIQIVEAIKESEEGCRDTREMHFNLSSAILVADEKINAATDFFVKLEEAQATMQEADTMLNTLLEANENAKLMTDRWKQAGKRLKKERASLNEEVRRLTATVCLQQGEYESLEGQFHSSLVEITNSVSSLENFVVEMQKDVEEKFKLVYSDISSLGKDLLDCVCNSRSSLEDIWSDIMEKGFSLFVMYQCHIRGSLEKISRLNSEAPILQPGEKGCNSIPYNVQERGFVEKTTCFNGPHGIKEADQSFEALGEVSNPGDTTDLRYSLGEGEKSKEEELGLTEDNLTTENDLLKQEIARKDILLKGLLFDLSLLQESTSNSKDIKDETEQMFATLTGIQEELAVKTTQLDNILAQNKKLEEQLAETEAALIMTNSKFEQVEEIQDDLMNQNSELKSLVDDLFTTKDDVEGQLEEKKEIIKNLEEEILRMAFKVEEKILASIEDIEDELRAVSDERDNLREEVISLNDKLEMANALADENEAVAVEARQESEASKLYAEQKEEEVKILERSVEELEYTINVMDQKVHEMGEEVERYRLIDDSQQEVQNSLHRTLTVENTKQNMASEYSDDERQMEHQISRHLDDQTLPPHEYRDQIRILEKKRAEQAKEIKECRDYISELVLHADAQASLYHQKYNELESMVREVKKDSSASTSVALPSEKTEKSSTRPRGSSSPFRCIQGLVHHVSIEKDQELSMARLQIEELQAFSSKQQKEVCVLNARLAAAESMTHDVIRDLLAVKLDLTNYANLIDQHEVQKLVEEAQQQTEESIAKEQEIMNLRKQINDLLEERQSYVNEINQKEADILSTQLKVEQLRERDHMLKAQNEMLKMDKTNLKRKVTDLDEMVKKQFESQTSQQRVQQKMKGKENRFSSDGNAEFSKRVVHSDRLLSDVNNELNYYQKPSSRHQYDEERHRNRRQEREDDYN is encoded by the exons ATGTCGTTTCGATTTCTTCGAAGGAATACAAATCAATTAGAAGGAAACGAGAATGATTTTGAAACCAGTAGTAATTCAATTCTATTACCTCCATTGAGAGATCCATTATCAGATAACAGATCTTGGAGTACTACTACTAGTAATAATAATGGAACTCCAAGAGCTAGTGGTGGTGGTAAAGGGAAATTACCATATTCTGAACCAAATTCAGCTCAAAGTACTCCATCTAGGAGTCTTCCTAAGAGTGTTTCTGTAACAGGATGTGTTAAACCTCATCGCGGTGGTGATGTTGGCGCCAGAGGAGGAGGAAGTCATCCTAAAGTTTGTAGAAGGGTTTCAGTTGTGCCGTCTGAGATATTACCTGTGGATGTTCAACATTTTGagcttgttgaagatccatcttTCTGGATGGATCATAATGTTCAG GTTTTGATAAGAATTAGACCGATTAGTAACGCAGAGAAGGTTACTCAAGGGAATTTTAGATGTTTGAGACAGGACAGTGCGCATACCCTAACATGGCTTGGGAATCCTGAAACTAGGTTTACTTTTGATCATGTTGCGTGTGAGACGATATCGCAG GAGAAGCTATTCATGGTTGCTGGATTGCCCATGGTAGAGAATTCTATGTCTGGGTATAATAGTTGTATGTTTGCTTACGGTCAG ACGGGAAGTGGTAAGACATATACTATGATGGGAGAGATACATGAAATGGATAGATATCTTAATGAAGACTGTGGAATGACTCCTCGTATTTTTGAACATTTGTTTATGAGGATTCGAGAT GAAGAGGAGAACCGTCGCGAAGAAAATCTGAAGTACAGCTGCAAGTGTTCCTTCCTTGAGATTTATAATGAGCAAATAACTGATCTCTTGGAACCCTCATCAACTAATCTTCAT CTTAGAGAAGATATAAGAAAAGGCGTATATGTTGAAAATCTTACCGAACATGAAGTTACCACCGTTAAGGATGTTGTCGAGCTTTTATTACAG GGTGCTGCAAATAGAAAAATGGCTGCAACAAACATGAACAGTGAGAGCAGTCGCTCCCATAGTGTTTTTACCTGTGTCATTGAGAGCCGATGGGAAATGGATTCCACAACTCACCTAAGATTTGGAAGGTTAAACCTTGTAGACCTTGCTGGTTCAGAGAG GCAGAAAAGCTCTGGTGCTGAAGGAGAGCGCTTAAAAGAAGCTGCAAACATCAACAAATCACTTTCAACTCTAGG TCTGGTGATCATGACTTTAGTAGATCTAGCGCATGGGAAACATAGACATGTCCCATACCGTGATTCTAGACTTACATTTCTGCTTCAG GATTCTCTTGGtggaaattcaaaaacaaaaataatcgcCAATATCAGTCCATCTACTTG CTCTGCAAATGAAACTCTAAGCACTCTAAAATTTGCTCAACGTGCCAAACTTATTCAGAACAAT GCTAAGGTAAATGAAGATGCTTCAGGTGATGTGTTGGCATTGCAGCGACAAATACAACAGTTAAAG GATCAGTTGTTTGTGCTCAATCATCAAAAACCATCAAGGGATCTATCACTTTGCATGCCAGATTCTGAGCACTTTCAGTTGGGTGATGATGTTCATGAAACAAACTATTCCACTCCGAATAAAAGAATTCCTAATTTCCAGAATAGTATAAGCATTACAAAAAAGAAG ATGAAATGCATTGAAACAACTTTAACTGGTGCCCTGAGGAGAGAAAAAATGGCTGAAGCTGCAGTTAGCAGATTAGAAGCTGAAATCGAACACATGAATCGCTTG GCGCACCAGCGAGAAGAGGATGCTCAGCGTACTAAAATGATTCTAAGGTTTCGTGAGGAGAAGATTAAAAAGATGGAGTCGCTTGCAGATGGATTAGTGACTGCCGATGATTTTCTCAAGGAGGAAAATGCCGCATTATACGAAGAGATTCAGTTGCTTCAAGCAAGAATTGATAGAAATCCAGAATTAACTCGATTCGCATTGGAAAACATCAGACTCCTTGAACGGCTCAGAAT GTACGAAGATTTCTATGAAGGAGGGGAGAGAGAAACTCTATTTAGTGAAATTTCCGAACTGCGTGATCAG CTCATGGAAACCTTGGCGGGGCATTACCAGCAGCAGGAAATATCTTCAGGAGCAAAGATTAAG GAACATGGCAGTCACTCCAAAAGGGAGTTGGAAGATTGCAAGAGAAATCTAAATGCATGTTTGAAAATCAATGATAGCTTGAATAG GGAAGTTGATGAATTGCAGAGGGATCTCAACAAGTATCTGAACCATAGTGAAGATCCTTTTGATTCT GTAGCTGATTCCATATCCAAGGAAGCTGAGACAATTAAACAGACAGAACAGCAATCATCT GTTGAGATTGTATCTGCCAGAACTGATTTGGATGAGACTAGGTCCTATGCTCGAGAGGATGATGAGGTTCTGAGAAAAAATGAGCTGAAGATGGATAGTACTTTAGCTCTTCAGCTTAGTGAAACTGAGAATGATCTGATGGAAGCAAGGTACCTGATTGAAGCGATGGAATCTGAGCAGGTACGCTTAATTGAAGAGCTGGATATTCTACAGAAGGAGAATTCAGAATACTTAGAATTACTGAGAAATGGAGAATTTGGACACAGGCAAACTAAGCTTCAgcatgaaaatccatgtgaaccTTCAGAGAGGGACCAACTAATTAAGAATCCAGCTCAACTTAATCGTACCTTGGCTACAGAAGACAATGTTGCAGGTTCAGTTTTACAATGTAAGCTGGACAGAATGAACAGGGATCTTGAGGAGGCCAGACAACTAATTAGGCGGTATCAAGATGACCAGGAATCAAAGCAACACCAAGAGAATGAATTCGAAGAAATCCGTCAGCAGGTTGAAGTGGAGACAGCAAAAGCAATTCTTGACTTACAAGACAACCTCACCACACTACAACAGGAACTCCAGGACAAATTATGTCTTACTACCGAAGAAAATATGAGACTGAGAAACAGTCTTTCTACCAGAGAAGACGAAATGAAAGTATTGACCGAGGAATGGGAGAAAGCGACCTTAGAACTAACAGCTTTCATTACAGATGGTTGTAGATCCCTTGAGGATGCTTCTGATCAGGTGCGGGTAATTGCAAATTCTTTTCCTGAGAGTGAAGTTTGGATTAGTGAACATGTTGAGATGGCTGCCAAAAGTTTTTTGGAAAAGGAAAAGACAATCGAACAACTACGGAAGAACCTAGAAGATGCATTGAAAATGGGTTTGGATATGGAGTTGAAATTGAGCTCCTTGAAGGGAGCAACACTGGCTATAACTGATGTTCAACAGCTAGAAAAGGATAGAGAAACAATTTTGTTACGTTCACAATTGAGCGAGAAGATTCACATGATACAGGATCTCGAAAGTGCACTTCAAGTAAAGGAGGATGAGATTATTGATGCAGAAAaatgtgctgctgctgcatttgtTGTTGTGAAGAGGCTGTCTGATTTTCCGAGAGCTGTATGTACAGAAGTTGCTGAGAAGGAAGATCCCGAGTTAAAGTTGCCTATTTCTGTTGAGCAGGATAAAAACATCCAGATTAGAGCTGAAGAAAATATCCAGATCGTAGAAGCTATTAAGGAATCTGAAGAAGGATGCAGAGATACAAGAGAG ATGCACTTCAATCTCAGCAGTGCTATATTGGTAGCTGATGAGAAGATTAATGCAGCTACAGACTTCTTTGTTAAACTAGAGGAGGCTCAGGCAACAATGCAAGAAGCTGATACTATGTTAAACACATTGCTGGAAGCAAATGAAAATGCCAAACTCATGACTGACAGGTGGAAGCAAGCAGGAAAGAGACTGAAGAAAGAGCGAGCCAGCTTGAATGAAGAAGTACGGCGGCTCACAGCTACTGTTTGTCTACAACAAGGAGAATATGAATCATTGGAGGGCCAATTCCATTCAAGTTTAGTGGAAATAACAAACTCAGTCTCTTCATTGGAAAATTTTGTTGTCGAAATGCAAAAAGATGTAGAGGAGAAGTTCAAGTTAGTTTATTCTGATATTTCTTCTTTAGGAAAGGACCTACTGGACTGTGTTTGCAACTCAAGATCATCGCTGGAAGATATTTGGTCCGACATAATGGAGAAAGGATTTTCTTTATTTGTAATGTACCAGTGTCACATAAGAGGATCATTAGAAAAAATCTCGAGGCTTAATTCAGAAGCTCCCATTCTCCAGCCGGGAGAGAAAGGTTGCAATTCCATACCATACAATGTCCAGGAAAGAGGCTTTGTGGAGAAAACTACATGTTTCAATGGTCCACATGGAATAAAGGAAGCAGATCAAAGTTTTGAAGCTCTTGGTGAAGTATCTAATCCAGGAGACACTACAGACCTCAGATATTCCTTGGGAGAAGGGGAAAAATCCAAGGAAGAAGAACTGGGACTAACAGAAGATAATCTGACAACTGAGAATGATttgctaaaacaagaaattgctcgAAAAGACATTCTTTTGAAAGGCTTGCTCTTTGATCTCAGTCTGTTGCAGGAATCTACCTCCAATTCCAAGGATATTAAAGATGAGACTGAACAAATGTTTGCAACTCTGACAGGAATTCAAGAAGAACTAGCGGTGAAAACAACTCAGCTCGACAACATCTTGGCTCAAAATAAAAAACTCGAAGAACAACTGGCCGAAACTGAAGCTGCATTAATTATGACAAATTCCAAATTTGAGCAAGTTGAAGAGATACAAGATGATTTGATGAACCAAAATTCTGAACTGAAATCTCTTGTAGATGATCTCTTTACTACAAAAGATGATGTAGAAGGACaactggaagaaaaaaaagaaatcatcAAAAATTTGGAGGAAGAGATCCTCCGCATGGCTTTTAAAGTGGAGGAAAAGATTCTGGCTTCAATTGAGGATATTGAGGATGAACTAAGAGCAGTCTCTGACGAGAGGGATAATCTCCGTGAAGAGGTCATCTCCCTGAATGATAAGCTTGAGATGGCAAATGCACTTGCAGATGAGAATGAGGCTGTTGCTGTTGAAGCTCGGCAG GAATCAGAAGCAAGTAAATTATATGCTGAACAAAAGGAGGAAGAGGTTAAAATTCTTGAACGTTCTGTGGAGGAGCTTGAATATACCATAAATGTGATGGATCAGAAG GTGCATGAGATGGGCGAGGAGGTAGAGAGATACCGACTAATTGATGATTCGCAACAGGAAGTCCAAAATTCGCTACATAGAACATTGACTGTTGAGAACACTAAACAAAATATGGCATCTGAATATTCAGACGACGAACGGCAAATGGAACATCAGATATCAAG GCACCTGGATGATCAAACTCTGCCGCCTCATGAGTATAGAGACCAGATAAGAATTCTGGAAAAGAAAAGAGCAGAACAGGCTAAAGAG ATCAAAGAGTGCAGAGACTACATCTCAGAACTGGTATTGCACGCAGATGCTCAGGCGTCCCTGTATCACCAAAAG TACAACGAGTTGGAGTCCATGGTTCGCGAAGTGAAGAAAGACTCATCAGCCTCCACTTCTGTGGCATTACCATCAGAAAAAACAGAGAAAAGTTCAACAAGGCCAAGAGGATCTAGCTCACCTTTTAGATGCATCCAGGGTTTGGTTCACCATGTGAGCATAGAGAAAGATCAAGAGTTATCAATGGCCAGACTTCAGATAGAAGAGCTGCAGGCATTTTCGTCCAAACAACAAAAAGAA GTATGCGTGTTAAATGCTAGACTTGCAGCAGCTGAAAGCATGACACATGATGTGATTAGGGATTTACTTGCTGTCAAACTGGACCTCACTAACTACGCA AACTTGATAGACCAGCATGAGGTTCAGAAGTTGGTAGAAGAAGCTCAGCAACAAACAGAAGAGTCCATTGCGAAG GAGCAAGAAATTATGAATTTGAGGAAGCAGATAAATGACTTGTTGGAGGAAAGACAAAG CTACGTcaatgaaataaatcaaaaggaaGCAGATATATTATCTACGCAGCTCAAAGTTGAACAATTAAGAGAACGAGATCACATGCTCAAAGCACAAAATGAAATGTTAAAG ATGGACAAAACCAATCTAAAGAGAAAGGTGACAGACTTGGACGAAATGGTGAAGAAGCAGTTCGAGTCACAGACTTCCCAACAAAGGGTTCAACAGAAGATGAAGGGGAAG GAAAACCGATTCTCAAGTGATGGTAATGCGGAGTTTAGCAAGAGGGTAGTGCATTCAGATAGGCTGTTATCTGATGTCAACAATGAACTTAATTATTACCAGAAACCTTCTAGCCGACATCAATACGACGAGGAAAGACACAGAAACAGAAGACAG GAACGCGAAGATGATTACAATTAG